The proteins below are encoded in one region of Triticum aestivum cultivar Chinese Spring chromosome 1B, IWGSC CS RefSeq v2.1, whole genome shotgun sequence:
- the LOC123100148 gene encoding uncharacterized protein, producing MEEPSNRASSRPESLSDLFHAPLPEEWRGQIVKVAEYIPKVQGEPRRTLWRLNSSNMCKYQGPKGPAGVPLDPPADIVEATAPSSSEEAKADRCNARRKRMRSIHSDDMFKYRGCSWPQVVGLNVHKAKRIIMKGKPDLSCEVVLENQLMTMCYCSRRVRVIVDRHNKVVKTPRVG from the exons ATGGAGGAGCCCAGTAACAGAGCTTCCTCTCGGCCAGAATCACTCTCGGATCTATTTCATGCCCCTCTACCGGAGGAGTGGAGGGGGCAGATTGTCAAGGTTGCAGAATACATACCTAAG GTTCAAGGCGAGCCAAGGCGAACATTATGGCGACTAAATAGTTCAAATATGTGCAAATACCAGGGTCCTAAGGGGCCAGCCGGGGTGCCCCTCGACCCTCCTGCAG ATATTGTTGAGGCTACAGCGCCATCATCATCGGAAGAAGCAAAG GCGGATAGATGCAACGCAAGGAGGAAAAGAATGCGTTCAATCCATTCCGACGACATGTTCAAGTACCGTGGGTGCTCATGGCCGCAGGTGGTGGGTCTCAATGTGCACAAGGCCAAGAGGATCATCATGAAGGGCAAGCCGGACCTCTCTTGCGAAGTCGTCCTGGAGAACCAGCTGATGACCATGTGCTACTGCTCGAGGCGCGTCCGGGTCATTGTAGATAGGCACAACAAGGTCGTGAAAACCCCTCGTGTGGGTTAA